The sequence TCATGCGGGTAATACCAAAAACAATAGGCATAATAAGTTATGGATAGAGCTCTTCAAAAACTAGACAGCTACCAAAATCTACAAAATAACAGTTTAGCTTGAACAAGTATAAACTTGAGTTATCCATAATGAGTTAAATTGATGTTATACCAGCAAATCTCACATCCTAATCTACTTATCAGAGGCTGAGTCCTAACAGAATATACAATTAAATAGAAATTGATATTCCATATTCAATGAGCTGGAGAATTAACAAGAAATTAGGCTTACCCCTTTTGTGTTTGACTTGGCCTTGTTACTGCTGTGATTTGAGATTGATGTCTTCTCCTTCATCTGTTTCTTCGCAGTTCCAGTTACCACCTCAAATATTGTTGGGAGATCATTCATCATAGTGAAAAGACGTTTCCTGCAGCAAGATACACATTGTATTTGTAGGCATTGGAACTTCAAAAGAACTCAAAACATTTAGTTTGTAGGAAATCCATTTTAGAAAGCAAAACTATTCTGGAATCCAGTTACCAGCTACGGTGGATTATAAAGAAAAACGAATAGGAGATATTCCCTCATCTGTAATAATGCAAGAGGCTCCACCAGGGGAAAAATAGGAGATATTCCCTCGTCTGTAATAATCCAGTAACCAGCTACCATGGATTATAAACTACTTTTCCTTAAGCAAGACCAGTAAATAAGGCTTCATCATAAAGGGTAGCTCACACACTGTTTACACAACAACTCTGGTAACAAGCCTTAAAGGACTGCACCAACATCCAACTTCTGGTTAAAATTACATCTGATTCGTCCGAAGCAATTGTTGGCACAAACAAGTGACATGTAtctttaataaaatatatgacTTGCAAGCCAAAACTTCAGAAGTTACAAATTAGATTTGACAGTTAAAATCAAGCCAAAATCTGAGGGATTCAAATAAAATTTTGATCCCTTAGTTTAAGAACTTCCTCCAGCATTCTTTCGTCTTTTATATTTCAAGCACAACCTATAAGAACTTGCATTACTTGTGTGACTGTAGGCAAAATAGCTGATCATTATAAACTATATACAATTTATTTCACCTTTCAAGCTTCAGTTATATTGCCGTCTAACTAAGGAATTAATACTAGAATCTCTTAATGCACTGAATAATGATGTGACTAAGATAATGCACTAAATAAACACATGGGAAACAAGCATTCAAAACCAAAGCTAAGCACACAATTGCAAGGTACATTGTAATAGGTAGTTTAAATTTCTTATTATATTGCATATGATCTGACTAAGATGCAACAGAAACATGTAGAAAAGAAGAAACAGGCATTAGGTATCAAATTACAGCAAAAAAGAAGATGTAATTATGCAGTGATCCATCAATGATATAATCCTGATCGCTTTGATCATTAAGAACTTGGATGATTAGTGACGATGGATTTTCTTCCCAAAATTGAAACAGATAAGATGAAAGATTTAGGAAAAGAAAGAGGAATACCTGTCAGTTTTATCAAAACCAAATCTAGCACCAAAGTAGAAAGCAACGGAAAGTAACCATGCATCACTGTGAACAGCAACTAGAGAAAGCCAGTCTTTTTCTTGCATCCCATCTCTGGCAAAGTTAATACCCAATGCAGGTTCCGGGAGCTCAGGAGGCACTTCTTCCGCAGGTAAATTGACTTCCCACTGTTCGTTAGGGAATCCGTAGAGGCAGAGATTCTCCTTCTCTGAACAAAAGTATGCAAGTTAATCGTGTGCATCAAACATAATTTACTATCACAATGAATCCATTGAACCTCCATTTTCAATTTCACGACTCACAAACATTACTTAGAATACAAGACCACTATTAACTACGCCAAGTAACTTATACGATAGTACAATGTAGAGAAGAAACATATATGTCAGATTGAGGCAAAGAACTGCTGAAAATTGGGTTCAAGCATATGCTTTGAAGTAGGGAAGCTCCAAACAAAAAGGAAAACTAGACtagaaataattagaaaacaaggAAATTTTGGACTGAGATTGCAAAGTTTAAgaagaaattaaaaaagaaaaagaagaaactgAATATACAAATCTGAAACATAATTTGAACagagaaaaaaacaaacaaaagaagagCACATAAACAATAAATTTAAAGCCTCAAACGAAAGCAGAATCAAAGGAACCCTAACCAGGATCGCACTGTTGATAGAACTCCTCGACATCTGCAGTAGAAACCAAAGAACAGAGAAAATTACCCATTAGACATTGACCTTATAATGCAAAGAAAACAAGCAAACGAAAACTTGAAGAACTACAAAAACTCAAAATCCAACTTGGAATGAAAGTAGAAGAAATAAGACAGTttcaaattaaacttttaatttgttTGGAGTAAGAAAGTGAAGAGTAAGAGACCATTAGTAAGGGCCTTGATCATTCCAGCTCTACGGCCCTTGAAGTCCCTGAAAACTTCCTCCACTGTTCGTGGGTTGAACTGCGCACCTCCATCCATGCTCGTACAACACAAGATTACTCTGGTTTTGTTTGCAGAGAgcaatgaaattttttaaaacatgGAAGAAGctgaaaagagagagagaaagagagggagAGGATAAGAAGGGAAATCTGTCATATGAAAAGGGtaattatggaaaaaaaaacaaataatagaATTTCGCAAAAGAGATACTGCCACTGGATAATATTTGGagttttaataaatattttaaaaaatatatggaaatactcagaaaatatatatattacctGAAATCCACGAATAGAATTTATTCTGAGAGTCAACTTTAGTCTTGCTGAAtagtttatttaatatttatttcccCTTATGTTGATGATAAGGAACGGCTGTTTTTCCTCCACGTGTTTGGATCTGTATTGCCACGACGGATGGTTAATGCTAATTTGAGCCGGAGGTACGGAGTGCCGATAACTTGAGTTGATGACGGAGATCGGCGGTGTGTCAGTCGCCATTCCGGCGGGGTATTTCGGAAGGGGGAAGATGGTTACACGTGTGAAGATGAAGAGGCGGAGAGAATCAATCGATAAAAAAGAGTGAGGGGGTAGTGGACTGGACTAGTAGCCAGTAGTAGGTAACGTGTGCATCTGACTTGCTTTTTAGGGAATGGAAAAGGGGATGTTTTTGGAAATTTCAAAGACTCCGTTGCGTTGCGAGAGACGGATGCTGTTATTTGTCTGGTGGAATTGAATTTCCACTTATTTATATAACCCCTTCCTTCCAAACTATTACTATGACCATTTTGCCCATGTTTTGGTTTTGATTGTTTATGAAAAATACTGTCAAGAGCCTTTAAATTTACTTTGAAAAACGGATTTCCAGTAAAGTTTGAAGATGTCTAGTTAATCATTGGTTAGATTTATTGCTACGTGA comes from Euphorbia lathyris chromosome 8, ddEupLath1.1, whole genome shotgun sequence and encodes:
- the LOC136203622 gene encoding PHD finger protein ALFIN-LIKE 4-like, producing MDGGAQFNPRTVEEVFRDFKGRRAGMIKALTNDVEEFYQQCDPEKENLCLYGFPNEQWEVNLPAEEVPPELPEPALGINFARDGMQEKDWLSLVAVHSDAWLLSVAFYFGARFGFDKTDRKRLFTMMNDLPTIFEVVTGTAKKQMKEKTSISNHSSNKAKSNTKGRGSESGKHSKGQRKDEDDGVDEEDEEEHGDTLCGACGENYAADADEFWICCDACEKWFHGKCVKITPARAEHIKHYKCPSCSNKRARP